The genomic stretch TTCCCTGCGGCTCGTGCTTTTACTCATACAAAAATAAAATCATGGCCTACTCGCGGTGCGACTGAGAGAAATTGAAGGTGGAGTTTGCTCTGGGTTTGGTGGTGCAGCTTCGCGCCTGAATTGATCATGTCAGATGAAACAGGCTCGGGGGACCTGTGCTGTGAGGCGTGAGTAGTTATGTCCCTATTTGCTTTGATTTTGGCCCAGGTAGACCTCTGTTATGGCAATGATGCCGCTTTATGGATGACAAAACAGAACATGATGTTCATAGTGACAAACTATCATGACCTTCACTCGCCGATGTTTAGGATTCAGGCGATGCACTGATGGCTCAAGGAGATTTCTTGTGGACAAACTGTCAATCACtgaattactccctccgttccgaattacttgtcgcacgtatggatgtatctagatgtattttagttttagatacatccatttctgcgacgagtaatttggaacagagggagtacttgtCAAGACTCTTTGGTAGTTGGTTTAAGAACAACTGCTGGTTTCATATGAAGCCAGCTCCATGAGAATTTACCCATTTAAAGCTTCCCGGGCCAGTtttttttttcttcaaaaaagAGGCTACCCCGGTATCTGTATCTGCACTGACTGATGCACACAGCCATAGCTTCTAGACTAGTGAAGCTATGCTTTGCTTAGCTCCATCCTCTAGTACACCCGGATTCCAGCTTCTTTGTCGCTAGCTGAAAAAATGCTTACTGTTTGCTATACTTGAGTTTAATGTTTGGAGCATAGTTTGGTACACCTTTTCTAGTTTCTACTGAACCAAAAAACATTTTATTTGAAATCGTGGTTGCTATAATTGATGTTTGGGATTCAGATAATGCACTGGTGGCTCATGGTGAGTTTTTGTGGACAATCTGTCAGTCACTGTATTATTTGAATTTATGTCTGTCATATGACTTAGCTGAGTTCGAGTATGATATCTTCAAGTCATTAGTACCTTCCAATTAACATCCCATATTTGCACAGGGAAAGCGGATAACGCATCTCTGAGCGACGAGGAGTTGAAGAAGCGCCTCACGAAAGAACAGTATTACGTCACTCGGCAGAAGGGAACTGAGAGGGCATTCACAGGGTAAGTTACCAAATTCTGACAATAATCTTCACTTGCGCACGATCTCCATTCACTGTTTCTAGTGCTACCACAACATAATAACATTATAATGTTGTTTGTTGTGTGACCAGGGAATACTGGAACACTAAAACCCCAGGCGTCTACCATTGCGTCTGCTGTGACACCCCTCTGTTTGAGTAAGCACTGTCACCTGAACCTCCAAAAGGGACAGCCGCGTCTTTCTTCACTTAAAAAGCGGAAGATATCCACCTTTGCACTTGAAACACTATCTGCTATTGCGCTCGTTGTTCTGCCCTGATGCTTGCCTGTGTTTTAGGTCATCTACCAAGTTTGATAGTGGCACTGGATGGCCGTCATATTACCAGCCGGTTGGCGACAATGTGAAAAGCAAGCTTGATATGTCGATCTTCTTCATGCCCCGGACCGAGTCCCTGTGCGCCGTCTGCGACGCTCATCTGGGCCACGTTTTTGACGACGGGCCACCGCCGACGGGGAAGAGATACTGCATCAACAGGTATGTATGCTTGAAACCTTCCTTCGACCATCTTCGCAACATTTTGCCCTTGTTGGCAGGTTGCATGGATGAGGTCTCTTCTTTTCACTCATTCATCCTCTCTGCCCTGCAGTGCGTCTCTGAAGTTTAAGCCCCAGTAGTCCCTGGAAGAAGAATCAAGATGCAAGCACTAGCGTGTTCCATGTGAGCTTTGGTTGTGGTATGAACTATTTCCAGTGTAGTAGCCTAGTCTGTGCAGACCCGTTGTGCACATGTAAATTGATAATTTTCAGGTTTGTAAAGCCATTTGTCTGAAGCATCTGCCTGTTCCTCCATGAGCAGTGTCGCTGGCCCTTTCGAGTGTCAGGGGTTCCTGTAACTGTGGGGCAGTTGGTCACTGCTTGCAACGCTTTAAACATCATGATATCAGACACGAAATTGGGCTGCATCTGAGGCGGTAGGATAGATGGAATTAATCAGCATACCTGACGTACGAAGGAGTAGTATCTCACGTGGGGTTGGGTCGCGTCGCGTGTACCAGGAGATGGGCGTTGAGCTGGCGAGCCATGCTCATCATAATGCATCAAAAGTTACAAACATAATGATTAATGAACCATACATTCCGATCTCATTAGGATTCAGATAATCTTACGCTTGCGAAAGCGGCAGCAGAGAGATTGCCCAGAATAAACCAAATTAGAAGCCATATTGCAGATTTTTGTGCCATGACTGCAGGTCTATCACATATTCAGAAATCAAGACGTTGAAGCAAGCCCATGATTCTGCAAAAGTAGCACTCACGCAGGAGTCTGTAACTCATCCTAATGATAGGTACAGGTACAGCAATCCTGATCATACTGTAGAACATTGTCCCCTGTTACAAGCCTCGGTTCATAATCACCTGCACTGATTTTACTCGATGTAAACTGCTTTTAAGATGAATGAAAGCTGCGCCTCTGAGTACCTTTCTttgttcaaaaaaaaaaaaaactactCCGAAGGCTCTGGAGTGATCAGCTCGGAGCATCGGACGGtactaagggcctctttgatt from Triticum urartu cultivar G1812 unplaced genomic scaffold, Tu2.1 TuUngrouped_contig_5074, whole genome shotgun sequence encodes the following:
- the LOC125528733 gene encoding peptide methionine sulfoxide reductase B1, chloroplastic (The sequence of the model RefSeq protein was modified relative to this genomic sequence to represent the inferred CDS: added 190 bases not found in genome assembly); translation: MAVRCHAAAALVSSRARLPSYLPPLLPSARPRPGTTRGGGYRRTAVRAMGAAPSSPSPSGQAPGKADNASLSDEELKKRLTKEQYYVTRQKGTERAFTGEYWNTKTPGVYHCVCCDTPLFESSTKFDSGTGWPSYYQPVGDNVKSKLDMSIFFMPRTESLCAVCDAHLGHVFDDGPPPTGKRYCINSASLKFKPQ